The Novipirellula aureliae genome segment AAGCTCTGGACTTTCCGTCAGCACTAAAGACATCGCTTCCTGATAAGAAAGCGGTTCACTTTGCGGCATCAGGTCGCCAGATACGACACCGTCGGTCAAGTCGACGCCAACGATCGCGACTAACCGTCGGAACGATTCGCGATAGTGGTTCTCTGCGGACAGCACGTCTAGCCTCGCTCGCTGAAGTGCAATACTCGACTTGCGAACTTGTGGCCGTGTTGCTTGGCCTTGGTTGTAAAGCTCGCGTGCAGTGACAGCACCGTCTTCCGCTGTCTTCAACAATTCTTTTCGCAGCTCGACGATTTCGTGAGCCGCTAACGCTCGGAAGAAATGAATGCGAACGTCATTGCACACGCGGAACTGTTGAGCCATCGCGAGGTGTTCGGAGATATGCGCACGACGCATGTACTTTTCACGACTCAATTTCAACTTCCCGGCCGTTACAAAACGCTGACTCACCGTCATGCCTTGAAACTCGCCCGGCGAATCCTTGTCGCCTTCGACATCAACTCCGATCTGTTCGCCGATGTAGTTCAGGATCGGGTTGGGGTACAAACCAGCCTGCAATGCCTTCGCAGTCTGTGCTGAAATCTGCAGTCGAGCTTGACGGATTGTGGGATTGTTCTGAGCCGCCAGCGTCAGGAAATCATCTAGTCTGTAACCTTGGACCTCTTTTTCCATGGGGAACACTTCCGCGATCATTTCGCCGGCGACGTGAACCGGAACTGGCGTGCCGCCGTAGTCGCTGCCGTCAATGCGAACACCCGGAAACAGTGGCCCGCTTGGATCGAGCTGATCTAAACCATAGGGCGCTACCGGAACCGGTGGTGGAGGCGTGTATGTGCGACCGACCGGCGAAGCCGGGCTGCCCATCGAAGGCATTTGGGCACTGGCGGCGGTACAAAACATTCCGGCAGTCGCAATGACTGTAAGTCCAGACTTGAACAAAAACGATCGCACTGAAATCACTCCTTTGATCTGAGCAGCGGCATGTCGGCTTGCCTTTTAGATCGGCAAGATACCTGCGAGGGGTATACTTTGCAGCGGACTTTCTCGAACTCATTTGCGGGAAGGGGTTCCAGTTGTACGGTCTACCGAGCCTATGCGCTGGTCGCAAATCGACCAACCGGAACTATGTGAGCTTGGCTGCCCGCAATCTCAATGCATTCGCAATCACCGACACACTGCTAAAACTCATCGCCGCCGCTGCAATCATGGGGCTGAGCAACACACCGAAGATCGGATACAGCAACCCGGCCGCGACCGGAATTCCCAAAGCGTTGTAGATGAAGGCGAAGAACAGATTCTGTCGAATGTTGCTCATCGTTTTACGGCTCAAAATCGCCGCCGCAGCCACTCCACGCAGATCGCCGCCGACGAGTGTGACACCAGCGGACTCAATCGCAACGCCTGTCCCCGTGCCCATGGCAATACCAACGTTCGCTTCGGCGAGTGCAGGAGCGTCGTTGATCCCATCGCCACACATCGCAACTGTCTTGCCTTGCTTCTTCAGCTCACGAACGAAGTCATGCTTTTCCTCGGGCGAAACCCCAGCATGAAACTCGTCGATGCCAAGTTTCGATGCGACGGCTTTCGCAGTCGGCTCGGCATCACCGGTCAACATCACGACTTTCAATCCCAGTTCATGCAATGTCGTTAGCGCTGCCGAAGTGCTCTCCTTGATCGGGTCAGTAATCGCGAGAATTGCCGCCAACCTTTTGTCGATCGCCACGAACACAACCGTCGCACCCTCGGCCTGATGCGATCCTGCTTTCTCTCGTCCTGCATCGACGCCCTCGATGCCTTGTTCGCCCAACAAGTCAGCTTTGCCGATCAAGACATCATGATCATCGACGCGAGCGCGAACGCCACCACCGGTGATACTGTTGAATTCACTTGCCTCCACAAGCTGCAACTCATCCGCCTTCGCTCGGCGAACGACCGCCTGAGCCAACGGATGCTCGCTCTGCGCTTCGACCGCCGCAGCCAACGTCAACACATCGTTCTCATTCCAGTCACCAAACGTCTCGACGCCCGTCACTTCCGGTCGTCCCTGGGTCAGTGTGCCGGTCTTGTCGACGACGATCGTGTCAACCTTCTCCATGACTTCGAGGACTTCCGCGTTCTTAATCAATACGCCTTCCTTGGCACCGCGGCCAACGCCGACCATCACCGACATCGGCGTTGCCAGCCCCAACGCACACGGGCAAGCAATGATCAACACTGCAACGGCCGCTACGAACGCATGAGCCAGTTGCGGCTCCGGACCAAACATAGCCCATCCGATGAACGCGAGAATCGAACAAACGATCACCGCCGGCACAAAGTATCGAGCGACCCCATCGACAAGTTTCTGAATCGGGGCGCGACTTCGCTGAGCGTCGGCAACCATTTGCACGATACGGTTCAGAACCGTATCCCCGCCAACACCGATGGCCTCCATCACGAGCGCACCGGTCTGGTTCAATGTCCCGCCCGTGATCTCGTCGCCTTCCACTTTCTTCACCGGCATCGGCTCGCCCGTCAACATTGACTCATCGACGCTGCTCGACCCGCTAAGAACTTTCCCATCGACCGGAACTTTCTCACCAGGACGAACTCGCAACCGATCGCCCTTGTGGATTGAATCGAGCGAGACGTCTTCCTCGCCATCGTCTGTGATTCGATGTGCCGTCTCGGGAGCAAGCTTCATGAGTTCGCGAATCGCTCCGCCCGTCTGCTGGCGTGCTCGCAGTTCCAACACTTGCCCAAGCAGCACCAACGTAATGATCACTGCTGCCGCTTCAAAATACAGAGGCGGGACACCATTCTCGAAGAAGGCTTCTGGGATCACACCCGGAAGCAAAACGACGACCAAACTGAACAGATAGGCCGCCAACGTTCCCACGGCAATCAACGAGAACATGTTTAGGTTCATCGTGCGAAACGACTTGGCTCCACGAACCAACAATGGCCATCCACACCAGAACACAACCGGCGTCGCAAGAGCCAACTGCAACCAGCCAAAGACGCTTTGACTCATCCAATCCGCGATCCGCAAACCCACCATCGGCCCCATCGCGATCACGAGCAATGGCACCGACAACGCAACGCCAACCCAAAAGCGACGTTTCATGTCGGCGTACTGTTTATCTTCACCCTCGTCATCCATCGAGACGACCTTCGGCTCCAAGTCCATCCCGCAAATCGGACAATCGCCTGGCCCAACCTGCTCGATTTCAGGGTGCATCGGGCAGGTGTAAATAGCATCTGGGTCCGCCGGCGAATCGCTCGCCTTGGTCGATGAGTGACCACCGCAGCACGAGGACTTGTTCGAGGTTTCCCGAATCTGTACCGCTGCGTCTCCACCGCAACAAGACGAACCGCTCGATGCCTCTCTCTGTGATCGCTTTGCCAGCACCCCAACTGGATCATCTTGGAACTTTTTCAAGCATCCATTGCTGCAAAAAACGTAATTCTCGCCGTCATACTCGGTCGATCGTGGGCTATCCGCCGGAACAGTCATTCCACAAACCGGGTCGATCTTTGTCGGCGTAGCGGCAACGGGCAGCGATGTCTTGTGCTTTTCGGCGTGGTCCATGATTTCTCCAGTCGGTCAAAAAGTCATTCTCTAATATACCCCATAGTGGTATGCAAGTTGCATACCGCTAAGGTAGCGGCAACGGGGCCGTATTAGCAAAATTCCAAAGGAGAAACGAATGAGTACTGCAACCGCATCCATGAAAGAGTGCATCGAAAACTGCCATGAGTGCCAAACGACCTGTGCTGACATGCTGACCAGGCACTGTTTGTCCGAAGGCGCCGATCACGTCGAGCAGACGCACGTCAAACTGATGCTCGATTGCACCGCCGCCTGTGCGGCCTGCGTCGACTTCATGAGTCGCAACAGCGACAACCACGCACTCTATTGCCGGGCCTGCGCGGAAATCTGCAAAGCGTGTGCAGATAGCTGCGAAAAGGTCGGCAACATGGACAAGTGCGTTGAGTGCTGCCGCAAGTGCCAAGAAAGCTGCTCGTCAATGGCCGGTTGATGTGAACGGCCACGGTCCACGCCACTCCTGGATGCTGATGGATGAGGAAGCAAACTCGCACGTGATGAAGCACGCTATTCGCCATATTGACTGCGTTGAAAGTGAAGTCATTCCAAAGGAGTTTGACATGATTTTTGCGCGAACCGATGCGGTGTGTTTTCCCAAGTCATTTTACATAATTGGGTAGCGGATCGGTTGTTCCATGATTTCTACACCAAGTTCGCCGAACGTCGATTACCTCAAATTGAATTGCCAGACGTTGGATGATTGGCTGGGAAGGACATGGCAATCAGACGATCTGCATCGAGCCTTTGCATCGGGTGTTCTGGATGGAGCAAGAGATGCACTTCTGCTTCACAATAGCGAGAAAACCACCGCCTACGCGTTTTGGCTTGAGGCGGTCAATACCGCGATCACAAACTGGAGATTCGCGGACACCGATGATGACGCGAAGGATTTTCCGATTTCGGCGATTTGCGGAGTTTTGGAGAACGAACCAGCGGCCGAATCTCGATCGACATTATTCCACGGGTTTTCGATGTCATTTGTTCACTTGATGCAGCATGGCTCGCTTGGCGTTTTCTCCAGTGTTCACCATATCATCGGCGAAATGATTGATGGGCGCTCGCAGCATTCGGAACCACGACAACAGCGTATGGCGATTTCAAACGAAACCGACGCTCCGGCCTGCTTCGGAATAGTACAGAGCTGAACACTATCCGCCCTAACTCTTTCTCCATAAGAAGAAGACTGTTGATTGAAGAATCACAGCCCGATTTCTGGTGGTAACGAAATAGAACATCGTTGATCGCCAAGCTCTTCTCCGAACCTTGAAGCTGGACAATCTTCCGAAGTCGTCGTTCGAGCAAAATGTCGCAAAATTCTTCGGCCTCTTTTGATTCGAGCCACTCGACAAGCTTCTCGGGAAGCCGACGGATGTTTGCCACGTGATAGCAAACCGTCGCTTCCGATACCCCCAGCCGATCGGCGGCCGATCGCATGCTCAATCCCTCGACGGAAACCAGTATCTCTGTTCTTCGTGCCTTCCGGAAAACTTTCCTAAGCCGTCCCTTTCGCGAGCATTTTCTGTTAACCTGCTGGTTTATTGACGGACGCGGCAATTCGTGTTTTCCCGAGAGAAGGGCATTCTGGAAAGAAAACCGAAAAGTTGCGTTGGACGTCGTCTCGGGGAGTATCTTTGCCCAGCTACGCAACACTTTCATGCGTGAGCTGACAAAGGACACATCTGAGGTGATAGCCTGCCTTCGTATTGCCTCGTCCAGGCTAACTCAAAAGCACTAAAATCATCTAAATTGAAGCCGAAAACGTGGCATATATGGTGAGGAGAACTTAGCTCTTCCATATTGTGATTCACGGCATCTAAATGGCCGCCGTTTATGCGCCAGATACTTGAGGGCCTTTAGCTTGAACGAAACAAACTTGCAGCTTCGAGAACTTAGGTAAACAGAAAATTGACTGACAATCTTTCAGATATCGAGTTCGTGAGGCAAATGCTGCGACGTCCAGAGCGGCATCTCGATCGCTTGACGGTCGAGTTTCGTTGGGAGGTAACGCGGCGGCATCCAGTGTATCTCCAACTCTGGCAGGTCCATCAAGCATCGCAGGAAATGTCACCGCCAGGCTCATGGCAAGAGCTACGGCAAATCGAAGACGTCATCAGTGCATGCAATGCGATTCGTGTTGTTTCCGAGCCAGTTGACCCGGCGCTGTCCTTTGCGGAATTGTCGGCGATGGACCCCAGTGGCCTGTTTCATTGCAACGCATTGCAGCCAATCACAGTAAAGATGATGCTCGGGTTGATCGGAAAACACCTTTCGTCCGATTCGCTTCGTCAAGTTGCCCAGAGTTTCACTCGTCTCGCGGATGGCAAGGATGGCGCACTTGACACGAACGAAGCATTAATTGCGTTTGCAGAGATTATCAATTCGGTGGAACCAGAAATGGAGGCGGTTATGCCGGGACCGTTCTATGTTGTGAGCCCAGTCGCTCCACGAGAACAATGGCAAGAAGATATGGCGCGGTGCCAGAACTATTGGCGAGAGCAACTCAATCTTGAACCTAGCCGAGACCGTCCACGTGACTATTCCAACTATCTTCGAGCGTGGGATTTGAGTGAGGGATTCGGTGGAGGGCGATACAATCGTGATGGTGCAAAGTCGTTCGCCGAAGTCGGGCGTGTGCTGAGTAAGGACGAATCCACGATCAGAAGGTGGTACCACCGAGCATTCTTCCTGATCACCGGACACGAATTCTCAAACGAGAACTGGCATTCTGTCATGGGATTCCAACAGCTATCTGGGTTCATGGGGCTGACCATCAGTCCTGTGTGCCGCGAAAGACTAAAGCGAGCCAATTCGCAGCAGCACGATGTCGATTTCTCGACGGTGCAGCAGGATGCAGATTTTCTCGATACGGCAACAGCACCACTACCGGCAGCGGATCTTAGAGTGATTTGCGCACGCATCTGTCAGCTCATCGAAGACGGGCTCACCGATGGGGAAATCATCGACCAAGTTGAAATTGAATTCGGCCCGCAGCAGGACCTTGATGAAGCTGAAATTTGTAATGCCATCAACTACCTGCGTTCGCGAGACGATGTCCGAAGAGACTACTTGGGCGAACTCTGAAAAATAGCTTTCGGCTTAAGTGACGGTCGGCAGAGAGTAAGGAATCCACGTTGTTTCCTTGCTCCAGGTCGTGGCATGAACGACCAACGATTCAGAACGATCTGATTCGATGTCAATTGCAAGCAATTCAGACCGCCCAGAAGGCTGCCTGTCTCCAAAAGAGTTCGCCAGACGCGCTTTCGTCAGCAAGTCCACCGTTGATCGGTATCTCAATCAAGGACTGCTTACCAAGGTCCAGCGCAAGAAGGGCTACCGCGTTTGGATTCCCGAACGCGAACTCTACTCTGCGAATTTCGGCACCCCATTCCAACCTTTACCGGATTCGGATGCACGCGATCCAGACGGCATTCCCGAGGAGGAAGCCGCCAATCCGCTGCCGGGCAAAATTCCGGCGTGGATGAATCCTTGCGCAACACTAACGAAGGAGGTAGCAATGCCTAAACATAAATCAAAGGGCGACGAGCCCGAAAAATATCCATGCCAGTTTTTCGACTGGCCGATTTACCAGCGTTCAAGCGGCGTTTGGTATGCGGATGGCCGTTCCAATGGAGCCAGTCTGAAACGAACGTCGCTTGGAACCAAAGATCGAGATGAGGCGATTGCCAATCTCCATCAACTTGATCGTATCCAGGCCGAAAACTTGGGACTAGTACCGCGAACGAGATCAAATCCTGCCGACAAACGCTTGGCCCTGTCGGCTGGTCGCAAACTCTTCGACGCCCACAACGCACGTCCGATCTTGGTCGGAGGCACGAAACCCAGTACGCGGAAGCGATATCGGGCGATTCTCGACAAATTCTTGGAATTTGCTCCATCGGAACGCATTTCAGAATGGAATCAGGTTACCGAAAGAACCCTAGCGGAGTATGCCAAGCACCTCGACGATTTAGGCTACGCGCGAAAGACGATCTATGGAGAGTTGAATTTGCTCAAAACGGCATTCAAATGGCTTTGCAGGGAAGGGCACATCGACCGGAAGCCGTTGAAGTTGAAACTACGCAAAGCAGAATGCGAGCGTGCCTACTGCTATACCAGCGAAGAGGTCAACTCGATGCTTCAACATTGCGCAAACTCGACAGATCTAGGCTGGCTATACAGTGTCATTGTCGCCCTCGCATGCACAGGCCTGCGTATCAGTGAACTTGCATCTCTCAAATGGTCCGACATTCGTTTCAGCGACCGTACCTTGACGATCGCCGATGAAAGCGGATTCTCTGGTCAGCGCGCAAACGACCGTCGTACCACAAAGAGTAGTCGGAGTCGGCACATCCCACTCCGAACCGAATTGCAAGTGCTGCTCCAGTCGCTACCGCAAACCGATACGTATGTGTTCCGGGGGCCGCGAGGTGGCCGACTCAAACCGGACACTGTTCGCAACATTCTGGTGCGAGAAGTAATTGAAAAACTCTCACCGCGTTTCCCTAAAAAATTCGCTGGCCAACGAAGCTTCGAGGACGGCCGACTGCACAGTCTGCGACACTATTTTTGCAGCGTCTGCGCCAACACAGCCATCCCTGAACGTATTGTGATGGAATGGCTTGGTCACGCCGACAGTGAGATGGTTCGTCATTATTATCATCTCAGCGACGAGGAGTCGCGTCGAAAGATGGATCAGTTGCCGCCGATTGGGATCGAACCCAACACATCCGAAATCGAGAAAGATAAAGGCGAAGGTGACAACCTTGCAGAAGCGAACTGAGCAAGCCAAATCGGCTTCAAGACAACGATCTTGGCACACCTGTGGCACACCGCGGTGTGCCAAGAAAAAACACCCCCAAAAACACGGGGTTTTTGAGGGTGTTTTGACAGAAGCGGAGGACACGGGACTCGAACCCGCAACCCCTTACGGGGCAATTGATTTCGAATCAACCTGCTTGCCAATTCGCTTATCCTCCGTTCGATTGCACTATTATTCACAACATTGACTGATTTCGTCAAGCGGAGGCACCGCTCGCCTCGGAAACTATGATCCGATTGACGCCTGAAACGTTGCGAATTTGTCTCCATTGATCCAAAATATCTCTGTTTCCAGATAGGGCGGTTTCAATCCGAGCCGCGTCGGGGTGGTCATTCGTCACCCGCAAGTCACCATCAGACGGGACCGCTAACTCGACGGGTGGGTTCGCGGCGATCCCAATCGATTCGAGTTCTTTTCTCACCGCCTCCGAGAAGTCGTTAATCATGCTTTGCAGCTTACCCTCACTTGGCCGTTGAGTATGGGCAAAGGAGGATTCGACTGCATCCGTTTCGGCGGCATGATTCGAAGACGGTCCCTGGAGGACTTGCTCAAAACGATCGATCGTTTTCTCGACACCCCCCACGACCTCGCCGGCCACACGACCTACAACCTGCGAACCTAACGAAGCAGCTTGCATTGCCAAACGCGCGGATGTAATCGGTGAAATCAAAAGTATCTCGACAACTCAAGAGGACAAGAGGCTACGAAAAGAACCCCTAGTGTTTGTGTTCGGTATTGAAGCCGAATGCCTTTAGCCAAGATTCCCACTTGTGTGCTTCATCATGCGTATCGAGCTTCAATGTGTGCCATTCTTTGCAGCGATACTTCAAGTCGATATGGCCATTGTGTTCGGATCGCTCGACTTCGCATTTGAGTTTTTTGAGCGTCTTTTCGATCGTATCCGCCTTGGCTTCGTCATGAATATGTTTTGCTTTCCACTCTGGACATTGGTAGCGAACGGTCTCATCCGCGGTAGCCAAACCAGACGACAAAAGCCCAAAAGCGGCAGCCATCAATAAAATGCGAAACATGAACGGTCCTCGATAGGTTGATTTTGAAAGGGAGTGTTGACTCAATAATCGATGTGTTAAAGCATTTTGGGGCATACCGTCAAGGTCTTTGCGAAGTCCAAGGCAAAAAATCGATTGATCAGCCGCCGCCGACAAGCGTGACGAGTTCCACTTCATCACCGTCATTAATCATCGTCGTTGCATAATCCTCGCGGACAACGACGTCCGCGTTGACTTCAACGGCTAAATAGTTTGGCGGCACTTCGATGGTGTTGAGCATTTGTTTGACGCTCATCGTCGTTTCGATTTCAACGGGTTGACCGTTGACGGTAATGCTTATCATTGGGAATTGCCCTGGTATCTAGGCTGGTATCTAGGCTTTACCTTCATCAAACGCCGCGTCAAATGCGATGTTGCTGGGGGCAAAGTCGAGTTTCTTGGTAAATTCACATGCTTCCTTCGCACCGAAACAACGTTCCATGCCACAGTCTTCCCATTCGATCGAGAGGGGGCCGGCATATTCGATTTCGTTCAACGCTCGAATGATTTCTTCGAAATTCACTGCTCCTCGACCTGGGCTGCGGAAATCCCATCCTCGGCGTGAATCACCAAAATTCAAGTGGCTGCAATTGATCCCGCTGCGACCATCCAAAGTAACAATCGCGTCTTTGATGTGAACGTGGTAAATTCGATCGGGGAAGGCTCGAATGAATTCAACGGGATCGACTCCCTGCCAAATCAAATGACTGGGATCAAAATTGAAGCCAAACTCTTTTCGATGATCGAGTGCTTCGAGGGCCTTTTGTGCGGTGTAGATATCGAAGGCGATTTCGGTGGGATGAACTTCCAGGGCAAAATTCACTCCGCATTCGCCAAAAACATCCAAAATCGGGTTGAAGCGGTCTGCTAACAAGGCAAAACCGTCATCGATCATGCTCGGTGGCACCGGGGGGAATGAATACAGTAAGTGCCAAATGCTACTGCCGGTAAACCCGTTGACCACGCCGACGCCAAACTTTTGAGCTGCGCGGGCGGTTTGCTTCAGTTCTTCACATGCTCGCTCATTGACACCCTGGGGATCACCGTCGCCCCAAACGCAATCGGGCAAAATCGCTTTATGACGCGCGTCAATGTTGTCCAAAACCGCCTGGCCGACCAAGTGAGCGCTAATCGCATGGCATTGCAACCCGGTGTCGTCAAGCAATTGCCGTTTTTTTTCGCAGTAATCGTCTTCTGCCATCGCGCGATCGACTTCAAAGTGATCGCCCCAGCAGGCTAATTCGATGCCATCATAGCCAAACTCGGCAACCATTGGTGCTAATTCGGAGAGGGGAAGGTCGGCCCATTGGCCAGTGAATAGTGTGACAGGTCGCGCCATTGCAGTTGTCTCCGTAAGGAATCGAAAGGTGGGATTGGGTCAACGTATGGCTCCCATTGTGCCGTTCTATTGGATCGTATGCAACGGTCCATCGCAATGGAATGTTTATCCGTAGCTTTCTGCTTATTTCGACTGTAGCGATTGTAGCGATATCGACGATAAAACCCATGGAACGGATTGTTTCGTCGTCAAAGTTGACAAAAAGGTCGACCATCCTGACCACGAGTTTGATTCGCTTAAGGAACGCTTTGTCCGATATGGGGTCTGACCCAATAGCGACAAGCTAAAAAAACTGTTGATAAAACGAAAGTCCAATCAAGGGTCAGACCCCTTTTTGGACAAAGCCTAGGAAAGGTGCTCGCGAATGCGACATGTTACATTATCTGCTGTTGCCGCCCTTTGGCTCACTGTGGGATTTGCGTCAGCAAACGTGATGGCCGAAACATCGGGCAGGCCGGAACTGAGGAAGCTCAATATTCCCGGTTCCCAAGTTCAAGCAATTGCCACAAGGTTGAGCATCCGATATCGAGAGGTTCCCGGTATCACTATCTCACCTGATGCGCCCAACCACCAATTGGTGGTAATGGCCCCCGCGTCTGCACAACAGCAGATTGCGGCGGATGTTCAAACATTGTTGTCATCGTCGACCGTTCGTCAGGCATCGGCGTTGGGTCCCGTCAAAGTCCAATTGCATCATCGTTCGTGGGCTCAGTTTGAGGACGACCTCAAACAGATCGCTGGCACACCGCTGCCGATCACCACCAGCCGCAATGGCGAGCGAGCATCCTTCCAGCTTCATGCGACGCCGCTTCAAGGCACTACCGTCGAAGTCGATCGCCGAAACAATCAGGTTACGGTAACGGCCCCGAACAGTGCACAAGCGGGATGGCGAGAGGTTATCGAAACGATCGATTCGCCAGCAAAACGCCAGTCAGACGTGATGAGACTCTTTCGCTTTGAAAATGCGGAAGCGGCACCGGTACAGCGTGCGATTCGCATCCTGGCTGACCTCGAAGCCAACGGCTCAGCCAACGGTCACTTGACTCCGGTAGATGCCAACAATTCATTGACCAATGCACTGTTCCAACAGGATGCAGCAGCTGGGAATTCGACACCAGCCCCACAAGCCAGCACGGTTCCGAACATCGAGGGCGAAGTGACCGAAGAGGTTACCATCGGTGGCAGTGGAGTGATTGGTGATACGCAAATTCAGTTCGTTCCCGAACTCGGTACAATCATCATCCGTGGTGCTAAACGAGACGTGCAACGTGTCATGGATGTCATCAAGGAAATTGAAAAGCAAAGCGAAGTCACTCGGCCCGATATCGAGGTGGTCGAGTTACAACATGCCGATTCGAATGCGGTCGCCACCTTATTAGCACAACTCTACAGCGATGTGTTGTCGGCTCGTCAAGGCGAAGTCAGTATCACAGCGCTCGATGCGCCAAATGCCTTGCTATTGATCGGACGAACCGAAGCGATCAACAACGTTCGCGATTTGATTGCCAAAGTGGATCAGCCGATCGATAGTGCAAGCCGACTCAGGATTTTCCGGTTAAAGCACGCATCGGCTTCGGATGCAGAGGAAACAATCCGAGGATTCTTCACGGTTCGTCCAGGCGAGGATGACGAGTTGCGGCCTGCCTTGGGAACGCGTGTTCGCATTTTGGCTGACTACCGAACCAATTCATTGATCGTTGCTGCGGCACCTCGCGACATGAGTGAAGTGATCCGATTGATCAACGAGTTGGACGTTCAAAATGTATCGGCCAAGAGTGAAATCAAGATCTTCCCGCTCAACAACGCGATCGCCGAAGACTTGGCTCCCATCATCCAGGAAGCGATTAGCGGTGAAAGCGACTTTGACGGCGACGGAAACATTACACCACCTTCCTCAAGCGTGTCGATCGTTGCACTCGATGCAGAGGGTGGCCGGGTTTTGGATTCAGGTATTCTGGCCGGTTCCGTTGTAACCGCCGATCCCGGAGCGAACTCGATCGTTGTACGTGCTCCTGCGAACAGCATGGCGCTTATCGCCGAGCTGATAAGCCAATTGGACCGAGCACCCGGAATCGATTCACTCGTGAAAGTATTCACCATCGAAAACGGCGATGCGACGCAATTGACGGCAGCTTTAGAACAGTTGTTTGGTACCGAAGCGGCAACGAGTGGAACCAGCGTGGGAGCCGGCAACTTGGGCGGCCTTCCTTCGACGACAAGCGGTAGCGAAAGCTCGCTCGTTCCATTGCGGTTCAGTACCGATTTGCGTACCAACAGTATTATCGCCAGCGGTTCTGGAGATGATCTGGAAGTGGTCGAGAGCATTCTACTGAGACTCGATACCGAGGGCTTTTCCGAACGGATTACCGAAGTGATTTGGCTGCGACATCAAAATGCTGAAAATATCGCTGCTGCGATCCAAGACTACGTTTCACAGCGTTCGACTCGTCTGAACACGATCCAACAATTTCAACAAGGCGGTCTCGGTCCGTTTGACCTTCCCGATCGCGATTTGATTGTTGTTGCGGAACCCGTCAGCAATAGCTTGCTGCTTAGCGTTTCACCTCGACTGTATG includes the following:
- a CDS encoding TolC family protein, with the translated sequence MGSPASPVGRTYTPPPPVPVAPYGLDQLDPSGPLFPGVRIDGSDYGGTPVPVHVAGEMIAEVFPMEKEVQGYRLDDFLTLAAQNNPTIRQARLQISAQTAKALQAGLYPNPILNYIGEQIGVDVEGDKDSPGEFQGMTVSQRFVTAGKLKLSREKYMRRAHISEHLAMAQQFRVCNDVRIHFFRALAAHEIVELRKELLKTAEDGAVTARELYNQGQATRPQVRKSSIALQRARLDVLSAENHYRESFRRLVAIVGVDLTDGVVSGDLMPQSEPLSYQEAMSLVLTESPELAAARAKLAADQVTVRREQVEWVPDIVAEGGAGYNFDAKETVAAAGVSIQLPVFDRNQGTIRQAQLDYRRQQEEVRRTELMLGQQMANVYQQYLTALQIATEYDRVIIPEAELAYQELLESYKANRVDWPTVLDAQMEYFDSRLTRVQHLEQLRTNEVLVRGYLLHGGLMAAPGPTPPGHIDAVAKPR
- a CDS encoding heavy metal translocating P-type ATPase, whose product is MDHAEKHKTSLPVAATPTKIDPVCGMTVPADSPRSTEYDGENYVFCSNGCLKKFQDDPVGVLAKRSQREASSGSSCCGGDAAVQIRETSNKSSCCGGHSSTKASDSPADPDAIYTCPMHPEIEQVGPGDCPICGMDLEPKVVSMDDEGEDKQYADMKRRFWVGVALSVPLLVIAMGPMVGLRIADWMSQSVFGWLQLALATPVVFWCGWPLLVRGAKSFRTMNLNMFSLIAVGTLAAYLFSLVVVLLPGVIPEAFFENGVPPLYFEAAAVIITLVLLGQVLELRARQQTGGAIRELMKLAPETAHRITDDGEEDVSLDSIHKGDRLRVRPGEKVPVDGKVLSGSSSVDESMLTGEPMPVKKVEGDEITGGTLNQTGALVMEAIGVGGDTVLNRIVQMVADAQRSRAPIQKLVDGVARYFVPAVIVCSILAFIGWAMFGPEPQLAHAFVAAVAVLIIACPCALGLATPMSVMVGVGRGAKEGVLIKNAEVLEVMEKVDTIVVDKTGTLTQGRPEVTGVETFGDWNENDVLTLAAAVEAQSEHPLAQAVVRRAKADELQLVEASEFNSITGGGVRARVDDHDVLIGKADLLGEQGIEGVDAGREKAGSHQAEGATVVFVAIDKRLAAILAITDPIKESTSAALTTLHELGLKVVMLTGDAEPTAKAVASKLGIDEFHAGVSPEEKHDFVRELKKQGKTVAMCGDGINDAPALAEANVGIAMGTGTGVAIESAGVTLVGGDLRGVAAAAILSRKTMSNIRQNLFFAFIYNALGIPVAAGLLYPIFGVLLSPMIAAAAMSFSSVSVIANALRLRAAKLT
- a CDS encoding sugar phosphate isomerase/epimerase family protein, which encodes MARPVTLFTGQWADLPLSELAPMVAEFGYDGIELACWGDHFEVDRAMAEDDYCEKKRQLLDDTGLQCHAISAHLVGQAVLDNIDARHKAILPDCVWGDGDPQGVNERACEELKQTARAAQKFGVGVVNGFTGSSIWHLLYSFPPVPPSMIDDGFALLADRFNPILDVFGECGVNFALEVHPTEIAFDIYTAQKALEALDHRKEFGFNFDPSHLIWQGVDPVEFIRAFPDRIYHVHIKDAIVTLDGRSGINCSHLNFGDSRRGWDFRSPGRGAVNFEEIIRALNEIEYAGPLSIEWEDCGMERCFGAKEACEFTKKLDFAPSNIAFDAAFDEGKA
- the thiS gene encoding sulfur carrier protein ThiS yields the protein MISITVNGQPVEIETTMSVKQMLNTIEVPPNYLAVEVNADVVVREDYATTMINDGDEVELVTLVGGG
- a CDS encoding tyrosine-type recombinase/integrase produces the protein MSIASNSDRPEGCLSPKEFARRAFVSKSTVDRYLNQGLLTKVQRKKGYRVWIPERELYSANFGTPFQPLPDSDARDPDGIPEEEAANPLPGKIPAWMNPCATLTKEVAMPKHKSKGDEPEKYPCQFFDWPIYQRSSGVWYADGRSNGASLKRTSLGTKDRDEAIANLHQLDRIQAENLGLVPRTRSNPADKRLALSAGRKLFDAHNARPILVGGTKPSTRKRYRAILDKFLEFAPSERISEWNQVTERTLAEYAKHLDDLGYARKTIYGELNLLKTAFKWLCREGHIDRKPLKLKLRKAECERAYCYTSEEVNSMLQHCANSTDLGWLYSVIVALACTGLRISELASLKWSDIRFSDRTLTIADESGFSGQRANDRRTTKSSRSRHIPLRTELQVLLQSLPQTDTYVFRGPRGGRLKPDTVRNILVREVIEKLSPRFPKKFAGQRSFEDGRLHSLRHYFCSVCANTAIPERIVMEWLGHADSEMVRHYYHLSDEESRRKMDQLPPIGIEPNTSEIEKDKGEGDNLAEAN